The Ranitomeya imitator isolate aRanImi1 chromosome 8, aRanImi1.pri, whole genome shotgun sequence genome window below encodes:
- the LOC138648352 gene encoding selenoprotein Pb-like, giving the protein MKGSSLFIASLLGLLVVVSSAHNETSFCKPPPRWSIGDEEPMGRSVGQVTVLALLQASCGFCLTQAANMGPLRDKLEDRGLANISYIIVNDQSFLSKLMLPELKRRAPAGIPVYEQLPNQEDVWEILNGDKDDFLIYDRCGRLTFHIRLPLSYLHYPYVEAAIISTYYEDYCQNCSFYANITKVNETLGNNTTDVKTEQRSETGTPAPEKDKSHGNRPTDRRINDHRERKIEHNHQPRDGERHEAISNDGERHEAISNDGERHEAISNDGERHQLMKHGGKHH; this is encoded by the exons ATGAAGGGGTCTTCTCTTTTTATCGCCTCCCTACTGGGTCTCCTGGTTGTGGTCTCCTCAGCGCACAATGAAACGTCGTTTTGTAAGCCGCCTCCTCGCTGGAGCATCGGGGATGAGGAGCCCATGGGGAGGTCTGTCGGACAAGTGACGGTGCTGGCGCTCCTCCAGGCCAGCTGTGGCTTCTGCCTCACCCAAGCAGCCAA TATGGGGCCCCTACGCGATAAGCTGGAGGACCGGGGGCTCGCAAACATTAGTTATATAATTGTCAATGACCAGAGCTTCCTGTCAAAGCTGATGCTCCCAGAGCTGAAGAGAAGAGCGCCGGCGGGGATACCCGTCTACGAGCAGCTGCCGAACCAGGAGGACGTGTGGGAGATCCTAAATGGAGACAAGGACGACTTCCTGATCTATGACAG GTGCGGCCGTCTCACCTTCCATATCCGCCTCCCTCTCAGCTACCTCCATTATCCTTACGTGGAAGCTGCCATCATCTCCACTTACTATGAAGACTATTGTCAGAACTGCAGCTTCTATGCAAACATCactaaagtg AACGAAACATTGGGAAATAACACTACAGATGTGAAGACAGAACAGCGTTCAGAAACTGGGACCCCTGCTCCCGAAAAAGACAAAAGCCATGGAAATAGACCCACTGACCGTCGTATTAATGACCATCGAGAAAGAAAAATCGAGCACAATCATCAACCAAGGGATGGAGAACGTCATGAAGCCATCAGTAACGATGGAGAACGCCATGAAGCCATCAGTAACGATGGAGAACGTCATGAAGCCATCAGTAACGATGGAGAACGTCATCAACTAATGAAACATGGGGGAAAACATCATTAA